Proteins co-encoded in one Rhodothermales bacterium genomic window:
- the rplL gene encoding 50S ribosomal protein L7/L12 encodes MADIKKIAEELVGLTIKEASELAQLLEDEYGIKPAATAVAVAGPMGGGDGAAAAEEQTEFDVVLKAIGGNKIAVIKEVRGITGLGLKEAKEMVDGAPNTIKEAAGKEEAEAIKAKLEEAGAEVELK; translated from the coding sequence ATGGCAGATATCAAGAAAATCGCTGAAGAGCTCGTTGGTCTGACGATCAAGGAGGCTAGCGAGCTGGCACAGCTTCTGGAGGACGAATACGGGATCAAGCCGGCGGCAACGGCCGTCGCGGTAGCTGGACCGATGGGCGGGGGCGACGGCGCTGCCGCAGCAGAAGAGCAAACCGAGTTCGACGTCGTTCTCAAGGCGATCGGCGGCAACAAGATTGCCGTGATCAAGGAAGTGCGCGGTATAACCGGCCTGGGCCTGAAAGAGGCCAAGGAGATGGTTGATGGAGCACCAAACACGATCAAGGAAGCTGCTGGAAAAGAAGAAGCCGAAGCGATTAAAGCGAAGCTAGAAGAAGCCGGCGCTGAGGTTGAACTCAAGTAA
- a CDS encoding 50S ribosomal protein L10 — MALTKEQKFQSVEEISSLLEKSPIVYITNYKGLDVSQAGELRSRFRQMGVEYKVFKNTLLKLALERKGGFDELYDHLVGPTAVAFSEDPAAPARVIKKYNADTRGELPSLKVAYIDGAIYHADALEILAALKSKEELVGDIAGLLLSPITTIIGAIDAPGSALTGALKTISEKSDA, encoded by the coding sequence ATGGCACTAACGAAAGAACAGAAATTTCAGTCGGTAGAGGAGATCTCGAGCTTGCTCGAGAAGTCGCCTATCGTGTACATAACGAACTACAAAGGCCTCGATGTTAGCCAGGCCGGTGAGTTACGTAGCCGATTTCGACAGATGGGTGTTGAATACAAGGTGTTCAAGAACACCCTGTTGAAACTCGCGCTGGAAAGGAAGGGTGGATTCGACGAACTCTACGATCACCTGGTAGGCCCGACGGCTGTCGCATTCAGCGAGGACCCGGCCGCGCCCGCCCGAGTCATCAAGAAATACAACGCCGATACACGTGGCGAGCTGCCGAGCTTGAAGGTCGCATACATCGACGGAGCCATCTATCACGCAGATGCGCTTGAGATACTTGCCGCGCTGAAGTCGAAAGAGGAACTGGTGGGCGATATCGCCGGCCTGTTGCTTTCGCCCATCACGACCATCATTGGAGCCATAGATGCACCGGGATCGGCACTCACCGGGGCTCTCAAGACAATTTCCGAGAAGAGCGATGCTTAG
- a CDS encoding 50S ribosomal protein L1, with protein sequence MPKKGKRFRKAHDAVKEVNGVINLQLAADLVKQTATAKFDESVDIDVRLGVDPRHADQQVRGTVALPHGTGKTVRVLVLASEGKQAEAREAGADHVGLDDYLEKIQKDGWLEFDVLVATPDVMAKVGKLGRFLGPRGLMPNPKSGTVTMDVAHAVHEVKAGKIDFRVDKFGNLHCSIGKASFTPEQIVDNATSFLKEVLRLRPAAAKGVYMRSVTMSTTMGPGIAVDKNELLNRLR encoded by the coding sequence ATGCCAAAGAAAGGTAAGCGTTTCAGGAAGGCGCACGACGCTGTGAAGGAGGTAAACGGGGTGATCAACCTCCAGCTTGCGGCCGATTTGGTCAAGCAGACCGCTACAGCGAAATTTGACGAGTCTGTGGACATTGATGTGCGGCTCGGGGTTGATCCGCGGCACGCAGATCAGCAGGTTCGGGGCACGGTGGCTCTCCCGCATGGAACCGGTAAGACGGTTCGCGTCCTCGTGCTCGCGAGTGAGGGCAAGCAGGCGGAGGCCCGCGAAGCAGGGGCCGACCACGTTGGTCTGGATGACTACCTCGAGAAAATTCAAAAAGACGGCTGGCTGGAGTTCGACGTACTCGTTGCTACGCCCGACGTCATGGCCAAAGTTGGCAAGCTGGGTCGTTTCCTGGGTCCGCGGGGCTTGATGCCCAATCCCAAGAGCGGCACCGTAACCATGGATGTTGCCCATGCCGTGCACGAGGTCAAGGCCGGGAAAATCGACTTTCGGGTCGACAAGTTTGGAAACCTCCACTGCTCCATCGGCAAAGCGTCGTTTACACCTGAGCAGATCGTTGACAACGCCACCTCGTTCCTGAAAGAGGTATTGCGGCTCCGACCGGCTGCTGCCAAAGGCGTCTACATGCGCTCCGTGACCATGTCGACCACGATGGGTCCTGGCATTGCAGTCGACAAGAACGAGCTACTTAACAGGTTGCGCTAG
- the rplK gene encoding 50S ribosomal protein L11, protein MAKKIDGYIKLQIKAGQANPAPPIGPALGQQGVNIMEFCKQFNASTQDRMGLVLPVVITVFSDKSFTFIVKSPPAAVLLKMAAKIESGAADPLREKVGSVTWNQCLEIAERKMEDLNAIELPRAAKMIAGTARSMGITVEGVPEGV, encoded by the coding sequence ATGGCGAAGAAAATTGACGGATACATAAAGCTGCAGATCAAGGCCGGACAGGCGAATCCGGCACCTCCCATCGGTCCCGCGCTTGGACAGCAAGGGGTCAACATCATGGAGTTCTGCAAGCAGTTCAATGCGTCGACTCAGGATCGAATGGGTCTTGTTCTGCCGGTCGTAATTACGGTCTTTTCAGACAAGTCCTTCACCTTCATTGTCAAGAGCCCTCCGGCCGCAGTGCTGCTGAAGATGGCGGCCAAGATTGAGTCAGGGGCGGCAGATCCCCTTCGAGAGAAGGTTGGGTCCGTGACGTGGAATCAGTGCCTGGAGATCGCCGAGCGCAAAATGGAAGATCTGAATGCGATCGAGCTGCCCAGAGCGGCCAAAATGATTGCCGGAACTGCCCGCTCGATGGGCATTACGGTTGAAGGTGTACCGGAAGGAGTCTGA